The following are encoded together in the Numida meleagris isolate 19003 breed g44 Domestic line chromosome 19, NumMel1.0, whole genome shotgun sequence genome:
- the ARHGAP40 gene encoding rho GTPase-activating protein 40 isoform X4: MSQLPQKSPLASPLSEDMTSRVDSLDNLPMESFWLEVENIKQSTEAEQEECSLADVKTQEEGEAEAEWLQDAGLSDLIGDHASENDNALLSTLTKTQAAAVQRRLDTYSRSRRRKNKPPVRDVRDIFGVVGSGETVTEKEEPSPDLLWHNLRTSNVQKPDTQDYSCTVRSPGKEEVFNMDVAYSEQAAVLLKGSFLSESKRIKDGNVLTKFKIPKGRLGVTRIGDLSAQDMKKIPTLALIELTALCDVLGFELKRNKAAKLKTTEKKLFGVPLTTLLENDQKLLPNTKVPLLLQALLSCLEKRGLETEGILRVSGSQTRIKSLEQKLERDFYTGLFRWDEVHQNDVSGLLKRFIRELPAPLLTAEYLPAFAAVQNIPDLKQRLQALNLLILILPEPNRNTLKALLEFLSKVVSRENNNKMNLWNVSTVMAPNLFMHKGLPNKIPEGKEKQLAEGAADVVRMMIHYQDLLWTVSSFLVAQVRKLNESNSKRYQFCDKRLKNLLRKIHADKDKVEKNQAEPSKVVKVHASLLLKDSLEVRLNNATRVADVLRQFQKNLCQNGWNIVNTVNLLKSNNSVEGTNLLLYEVGGNIGEHCLDPDTYLLDLYHINPHAEWIIKQNPSYPRMF; the protein is encoded by the exons ATGAGCCAGCTTCCTCAGAAGAGCCCTTTGGCTTCCCCGTTGTCGGAGGACATGACTTCCAGGGTAGATTCCTTGGACAACTTGCCAATGGAGAGCTTTTGGCTGGAAGTAGAGAACATTAAACAGAGCACTGAAGCCGAGCAAGAGGAATGCAGCCTTGCAGATGTCAAAACACAAGAGG AGGGAGAAGCCGAAGCGGAGTGGCTCCAGGACGCGGGGCTCTCAGACCTCATTGGGGACCATGCCTCGGAAAACGACAACGCGCTGCTCTCCACCCTGACGAAGACCCAGGCTGCTGCCGTGCAGCGAAGGTTGGATACCTACTCCCGCTCCCGGAGGAGGAAGAACAAGCCTCCTGTGAGGGATGTCCGGGACATTTTTGGAGTGGTTGGCTCTGGG GAGACGgtaacagaaaaagaggagCCTAGCCCAGATCTGCTGTGGCACAACCTGCGGACTTCAAATGTTCAGAAAC cAGATACCCAGGATTACTCCTGCACAGTTCGGAGCCCTGGAAAAGAGGAGGTGTTCAACATGGACGTTGCCTACTCAGAGCAAGCAGCTGTCCTGCTCAAAGGGTCATTCCTGTCTGAATCTAAAAGAATAAAGGATGGAAATGTCCTAACT aaatttAAGATCCCCAAGGGCAGACTAGGAGTGACCAGGATTGGAGATCTGTCTGCTCAGGACATGAAGAAGATCCCCACGCTGGCCCTTATTGAACTAACAGCTCTTTGTGATGTTCTAGGCTTTGAATTGAAGAGAAACAaggcagcaaaactgaaaacaacag AGAAAAAACTCTTTGGAGTTCCACTCACCACCTTGCTGGAAAATGACCAAAAACTGCTCCCCAACACTAAGGTCCCTCTCTTACTCCAGGCA CTGCTGTCCTGTTTGGAAAAGAGAGGACTTGAAACAGAGGGCATTTTGAGAGTTTCAGGGTCCCAGACTAGAATCAAG agcTTGGAACAGAAGCTAGAAAGGGACTTTTACACTGGCCTTTTCCGCTGGGATGAAGTCCACCAGAATGATGTATCTGGGCTACTGAAAAGATTCATAAGAGAGCTGCCTGCcccactgctcacagcagaatatcttcctgcttttgctgctgtgcaaa ATATTCCAGACCTGAAGCAAAGGTTGCAGGCTCTAAACCTCCTGATCCTGATCCTGCCAGAGCCCAACAGAAACACTCTAAAG GCTCTACTTGAATTTCTCAGCAAAGTAGTTTCCagagagaacaacaacaaaatgaatcTCTGGAACGTTTCCACAGTCATGGCCCCAAACCTCTTCATGCACAAAGGGCTGCCAAACAAGATTCCCgaagggaaggagaaacagCTGGCGGAGGGGGCAGCTGATGTGGTGCGGATGATGATCCATTATCAGGATTTGCTCTGGACA GTCTCCTCTTTTCTGGTAGCTCAAGTGAGAAAACTCAATGAGAGCAATAGTAAAAGGTACCAGTTCTGTGACAAAAGGTTAAAAAATCTGCTACGGAAGATTCATGCTGATAAAGACAAAGTGGAAAAGAATCAAGCAGAG CCTTCCAAGGTTGTGAAAGTCCACGCTTCCCTTCTCCTGAAGGATTCGCTGGAAGTGCGTTTGAACAATGCTACTAGAGTTGCTGATGTCTTGAGGCAGTTTCAGAAGAACCTGTGCCAGAATGGCTGGAATATTGTTAACACAGTCAACCTCCTCAAGAG taacAACTCTGTGGAGGGCACAAACTTGCTCCTATATGAAGTGGGAGGCAATATTG GTGAACATTGTCTGGATCCAGACACTTACCTCTTAGACTTGTATCATATCAATCCTCATGCTGAGTGGATAATTAAGCAAAACCCATCATATCCTCGGATGTTCTAA
- the ARHGAP40 gene encoding rho GTPase-activating protein 40 isoform X3, with the protein MDKLGKRGSGFARTRIPRPQVVLRPMQPASCSCSTRTCPCKMSQLPQKSPLASPLSEDMTSRVDSLDNLPMESFWLEVENIKQSTEAEQEECSLADVKTQEEGEAEAEWLQDAGLSDLIGDHASENDNALLSTLTKTQAAAVQRRLDTYSRSRRRKNKPPVRDVRDIFGVVGSGETVTEKEEPSPDLLWHNLRTSNVQKPDTQDYSCTVRSPGKEEVFNMDVAYSEQAAVLLKGSFLSESKRIKDGNVLTKFKIPKGRLGVTRIGDLSAQDMKKIPTLALIELTALCDVLGFELKRNKAAKLKTTEKKLFGVPLTTLLENDQKLLPNTKVPLLLQALLSCLEKRGLETEGILRVSGSQTRIKSLEQKLERDFYTGLFRWDEVHQNDVSGLLKRFIRELPAPLLTAEYLPAFAAVQNIPDLKQRLQALNLLILILPEPNRNTLKALLEFLSKVVSRENNNKMNLWNVSTVMAPNLFMHKGLPNKIPEGKEKQLAEGAADVVRMMIHYQDLLWTVSSFLVAQVRKLNESNSKRYQFCDKRLKNLLRKIHADKDKVEKNQAEPSKVVKVHASLLLKDSLEVRLNNATRVADVLRQFQKNLCQNGWNIVNTVNLLKSNNSVEGTNLLLYEVGGNIGEHCLDPDTYLLDLYHINPHAEWIIKQNPSYPRMF; encoded by the exons ATGGACAAGCTCGGCAAGCGGGGCTCTGGGTTTGCCAGGACCCGCATCCCGCGGCCCCAGGTGGTGCTGCGGCCGATGCAGCCggccagctgctcctgcag tACCAGAACTTGTCCTTGCAAAATGAGCCAGCTTCCTCAGAAGAGCCCTTTGGCTTCCCCGTTGTCGGAGGACATGACTTCCAGGGTAGATTCCTTGGACAACTTGCCAATGGAGAGCTTTTGGCTGGAAGTAGAGAACATTAAACAGAGCACTGAAGCCGAGCAAGAGGAATGCAGCCTTGCAGATGTCAAAACACAAGAGG AGGGAGAAGCCGAAGCGGAGTGGCTCCAGGACGCGGGGCTCTCAGACCTCATTGGGGACCATGCCTCGGAAAACGACAACGCGCTGCTCTCCACCCTGACGAAGACCCAGGCTGCTGCCGTGCAGCGAAGGTTGGATACCTACTCCCGCTCCCGGAGGAGGAAGAACAAGCCTCCTGTGAGGGATGTCCGGGACATTTTTGGAGTGGTTGGCTCTGGG GAGACGgtaacagaaaaagaggagCCTAGCCCAGATCTGCTGTGGCACAACCTGCGGACTTCAAATGTTCAGAAAC cAGATACCCAGGATTACTCCTGCACAGTTCGGAGCCCTGGAAAAGAGGAGGTGTTCAACATGGACGTTGCCTACTCAGAGCAAGCAGCTGTCCTGCTCAAAGGGTCATTCCTGTCTGAATCTAAAAGAATAAAGGATGGAAATGTCCTAACT aaatttAAGATCCCCAAGGGCAGACTAGGAGTGACCAGGATTGGAGATCTGTCTGCTCAGGACATGAAGAAGATCCCCACGCTGGCCCTTATTGAACTAACAGCTCTTTGTGATGTTCTAGGCTTTGAATTGAAGAGAAACAaggcagcaaaactgaaaacaacag AGAAAAAACTCTTTGGAGTTCCACTCACCACCTTGCTGGAAAATGACCAAAAACTGCTCCCCAACACTAAGGTCCCTCTCTTACTCCAGGCA CTGCTGTCCTGTTTGGAAAAGAGAGGACTTGAAACAGAGGGCATTTTGAGAGTTTCAGGGTCCCAGACTAGAATCAAG agcTTGGAACAGAAGCTAGAAAGGGACTTTTACACTGGCCTTTTCCGCTGGGATGAAGTCCACCAGAATGATGTATCTGGGCTACTGAAAAGATTCATAAGAGAGCTGCCTGCcccactgctcacagcagaatatcttcctgcttttgctgctgtgcaaa ATATTCCAGACCTGAAGCAAAGGTTGCAGGCTCTAAACCTCCTGATCCTGATCCTGCCAGAGCCCAACAGAAACACTCTAAAG GCTCTACTTGAATTTCTCAGCAAAGTAGTTTCCagagagaacaacaacaaaatgaatcTCTGGAACGTTTCCACAGTCATGGCCCCAAACCTCTTCATGCACAAAGGGCTGCCAAACAAGATTCCCgaagggaaggagaaacagCTGGCGGAGGGGGCAGCTGATGTGGTGCGGATGATGATCCATTATCAGGATTTGCTCTGGACA GTCTCCTCTTTTCTGGTAGCTCAAGTGAGAAAACTCAATGAGAGCAATAGTAAAAGGTACCAGTTCTGTGACAAAAGGTTAAAAAATCTGCTACGGAAGATTCATGCTGATAAAGACAAAGTGGAAAAGAATCAAGCAGAG CCTTCCAAGGTTGTGAAAGTCCACGCTTCCCTTCTCCTGAAGGATTCGCTGGAAGTGCGTTTGAACAATGCTACTAGAGTTGCTGATGTCTTGAGGCAGTTTCAGAAGAACCTGTGCCAGAATGGCTGGAATATTGTTAACACAGTCAACCTCCTCAAGAG taacAACTCTGTGGAGGGCACAAACTTGCTCCTATATGAAGTGGGAGGCAATATTG GTGAACATTGTCTGGATCCAGACACTTACCTCTTAGACTTGTATCATATCAATCCTCATGCTGAGTGGATAATTAAGCAAAACCCATCATATCCTCGGATGTTCTAA
- the ARHGAP40 gene encoding rho GTPase-activating protein 40 isoform X2, whose product MTSGTALVAVSSGREFPLSAVLWQFLLTKAKPPGSQKPALLYARRSTRTCPCKMSQLPQKSPLASPLSEDMTSRVDSLDNLPMESFWLEVENIKQSTEAEQEECSLADVKTQEEGEAEAEWLQDAGLSDLIGDHASENDNALLSTLTKTQAAAVQRRLDTYSRSRRRKNKPPVRDVRDIFGVVGSGETVTEKEEPSPDLLWHNLRTSNVQKHTQDYSCTVRSPGKEEVFNMDVAYSEQAAVLLKGSFLSESKRIKDGNVLTKFKIPKGRLGVTRIGDLSAQDMKKIPTLALIELTALCDVLGFELKRNKAAKLKTTEKKLFGVPLTTLLENDQKLLPNTKVPLLLQALLSCLEKRGLETEGILRVSGSQTRIKSLEQKLERDFYTGLFRWDEVHQNDVSGLLKRFIRELPAPLLTAEYLPAFAAVQNIPDLKQRLQALNLLILILPEPNRNTLKALLEFLSKVVSRENNNKMNLWNVSTVMAPNLFMHKGLPNKIPEGKEKQLAEGAADVVRMMIHYQDLLWTVSSFLVAQVRKLNESNSKRYQFCDKRLKNLLRKIHADKDKVEKNQAEPSKVVKVHASLLLKDSLEVRLNNATRVADVLRQFQKNLCQNGWNIVNTVNLLKSNNSVEGTNLLLYEVGGNIGEHCLDPDTYLLDLYHINPHAEWIIKQNPSYPRMF is encoded by the exons tACCAGAACTTGTCCTTGCAAAATGAGCCAGCTTCCTCAGAAGAGCCCTTTGGCTTCCCCGTTGTCGGAGGACATGACTTCCAGGGTAGATTCCTTGGACAACTTGCCAATGGAGAGCTTTTGGCTGGAAGTAGAGAACATTAAACAGAGCACTGAAGCCGAGCAAGAGGAATGCAGCCTTGCAGATGTCAAAACACAAGAGG AGGGAGAAGCCGAAGCGGAGTGGCTCCAGGACGCGGGGCTCTCAGACCTCATTGGGGACCATGCCTCGGAAAACGACAACGCGCTGCTCTCCACCCTGACGAAGACCCAGGCTGCTGCCGTGCAGCGAAGGTTGGATACCTACTCCCGCTCCCGGAGGAGGAAGAACAAGCCTCCTGTGAGGGATGTCCGGGACATTTTTGGAGTGGTTGGCTCTGGG GAGACGgtaacagaaaaagaggagCCTAGCCCAGATCTGCTGTGGCACAACCTGCGGACTTCAAATGTTCAGAAAC ATACCCAGGATTACTCCTGCACAGTTCGGAGCCCTGGAAAAGAGGAGGTGTTCAACATGGACGTTGCCTACTCAGAGCAAGCAGCTGTCCTGCTCAAAGGGTCATTCCTGTCTGAATCTAAAAGAATAAAGGATGGAAATGTCCTAACT aaatttAAGATCCCCAAGGGCAGACTAGGAGTGACCAGGATTGGAGATCTGTCTGCTCAGGACATGAAGAAGATCCCCACGCTGGCCCTTATTGAACTAACAGCTCTTTGTGATGTTCTAGGCTTTGAATTGAAGAGAAACAaggcagcaaaactgaaaacaacag AGAAAAAACTCTTTGGAGTTCCACTCACCACCTTGCTGGAAAATGACCAAAAACTGCTCCCCAACACTAAGGTCCCTCTCTTACTCCAGGCA CTGCTGTCCTGTTTGGAAAAGAGAGGACTTGAAACAGAGGGCATTTTGAGAGTTTCAGGGTCCCAGACTAGAATCAAG agcTTGGAACAGAAGCTAGAAAGGGACTTTTACACTGGCCTTTTCCGCTGGGATGAAGTCCACCAGAATGATGTATCTGGGCTACTGAAAAGATTCATAAGAGAGCTGCCTGCcccactgctcacagcagaatatcttcctgcttttgctgctgtgcaaa ATATTCCAGACCTGAAGCAAAGGTTGCAGGCTCTAAACCTCCTGATCCTGATCCTGCCAGAGCCCAACAGAAACACTCTAAAG GCTCTACTTGAATTTCTCAGCAAAGTAGTTTCCagagagaacaacaacaaaatgaatcTCTGGAACGTTTCCACAGTCATGGCCCCAAACCTCTTCATGCACAAAGGGCTGCCAAACAAGATTCCCgaagggaaggagaaacagCTGGCGGAGGGGGCAGCTGATGTGGTGCGGATGATGATCCATTATCAGGATTTGCTCTGGACA GTCTCCTCTTTTCTGGTAGCTCAAGTGAGAAAACTCAATGAGAGCAATAGTAAAAGGTACCAGTTCTGTGACAAAAGGTTAAAAAATCTGCTACGGAAGATTCATGCTGATAAAGACAAAGTGGAAAAGAATCAAGCAGAG CCTTCCAAGGTTGTGAAAGTCCACGCTTCCCTTCTCCTGAAGGATTCGCTGGAAGTGCGTTTGAACAATGCTACTAGAGTTGCTGATGTCTTGAGGCAGTTTCAGAAGAACCTGTGCCAGAATGGCTGGAATATTGTTAACACAGTCAACCTCCTCAAGAG taacAACTCTGTGGAGGGCACAAACTTGCTCCTATATGAAGTGGGAGGCAATATTG GTGAACATTGTCTGGATCCAGACACTTACCTCTTAGACTTGTATCATATCAATCCTCATGCTGAGTGGATAATTAAGCAAAACCCATCATATCCTCGGATGTTCTAA
- the ARHGAP40 gene encoding rho GTPase-activating protein 40 isoform X1 has protein sequence MTSGTALVAVSSGREFPLSAVLWQFLLTKAKPPGSQKPALLYARRSTRTCPCKMSQLPQKSPLASPLSEDMTSRVDSLDNLPMESFWLEVENIKQSTEAEQEECSLADVKTQEEGEAEAEWLQDAGLSDLIGDHASENDNALLSTLTKTQAAAVQRRLDTYSRSRRRKNKPPVRDVRDIFGVVGSGETVTEKEEPSPDLLWHNLRTSNVQKPDTQDYSCTVRSPGKEEVFNMDVAYSEQAAVLLKGSFLSESKRIKDGNVLTKFKIPKGRLGVTRIGDLSAQDMKKIPTLALIELTALCDVLGFELKRNKAAKLKTTEKKLFGVPLTTLLENDQKLLPNTKVPLLLQALLSCLEKRGLETEGILRVSGSQTRIKSLEQKLERDFYTGLFRWDEVHQNDVSGLLKRFIRELPAPLLTAEYLPAFAAVQNIPDLKQRLQALNLLILILPEPNRNTLKALLEFLSKVVSRENNNKMNLWNVSTVMAPNLFMHKGLPNKIPEGKEKQLAEGAADVVRMMIHYQDLLWTVSSFLVAQVRKLNESNSKRYQFCDKRLKNLLRKIHADKDKVEKNQAEPSKVVKVHASLLLKDSLEVRLNNATRVADVLRQFQKNLCQNGWNIVNTVNLLKSNNSVEGTNLLLYEVGGNIGEHCLDPDTYLLDLYHINPHAEWIIKQNPSYPRMF, from the exons tACCAGAACTTGTCCTTGCAAAATGAGCCAGCTTCCTCAGAAGAGCCCTTTGGCTTCCCCGTTGTCGGAGGACATGACTTCCAGGGTAGATTCCTTGGACAACTTGCCAATGGAGAGCTTTTGGCTGGAAGTAGAGAACATTAAACAGAGCACTGAAGCCGAGCAAGAGGAATGCAGCCTTGCAGATGTCAAAACACAAGAGG AGGGAGAAGCCGAAGCGGAGTGGCTCCAGGACGCGGGGCTCTCAGACCTCATTGGGGACCATGCCTCGGAAAACGACAACGCGCTGCTCTCCACCCTGACGAAGACCCAGGCTGCTGCCGTGCAGCGAAGGTTGGATACCTACTCCCGCTCCCGGAGGAGGAAGAACAAGCCTCCTGTGAGGGATGTCCGGGACATTTTTGGAGTGGTTGGCTCTGGG GAGACGgtaacagaaaaagaggagCCTAGCCCAGATCTGCTGTGGCACAACCTGCGGACTTCAAATGTTCAGAAAC cAGATACCCAGGATTACTCCTGCACAGTTCGGAGCCCTGGAAAAGAGGAGGTGTTCAACATGGACGTTGCCTACTCAGAGCAAGCAGCTGTCCTGCTCAAAGGGTCATTCCTGTCTGAATCTAAAAGAATAAAGGATGGAAATGTCCTAACT aaatttAAGATCCCCAAGGGCAGACTAGGAGTGACCAGGATTGGAGATCTGTCTGCTCAGGACATGAAGAAGATCCCCACGCTGGCCCTTATTGAACTAACAGCTCTTTGTGATGTTCTAGGCTTTGAATTGAAGAGAAACAaggcagcaaaactgaaaacaacag AGAAAAAACTCTTTGGAGTTCCACTCACCACCTTGCTGGAAAATGACCAAAAACTGCTCCCCAACACTAAGGTCCCTCTCTTACTCCAGGCA CTGCTGTCCTGTTTGGAAAAGAGAGGACTTGAAACAGAGGGCATTTTGAGAGTTTCAGGGTCCCAGACTAGAATCAAG agcTTGGAACAGAAGCTAGAAAGGGACTTTTACACTGGCCTTTTCCGCTGGGATGAAGTCCACCAGAATGATGTATCTGGGCTACTGAAAAGATTCATAAGAGAGCTGCCTGCcccactgctcacagcagaatatcttcctgcttttgctgctgtgcaaa ATATTCCAGACCTGAAGCAAAGGTTGCAGGCTCTAAACCTCCTGATCCTGATCCTGCCAGAGCCCAACAGAAACACTCTAAAG GCTCTACTTGAATTTCTCAGCAAAGTAGTTTCCagagagaacaacaacaaaatgaatcTCTGGAACGTTTCCACAGTCATGGCCCCAAACCTCTTCATGCACAAAGGGCTGCCAAACAAGATTCCCgaagggaaggagaaacagCTGGCGGAGGGGGCAGCTGATGTGGTGCGGATGATGATCCATTATCAGGATTTGCTCTGGACA GTCTCCTCTTTTCTGGTAGCTCAAGTGAGAAAACTCAATGAGAGCAATAGTAAAAGGTACCAGTTCTGTGACAAAAGGTTAAAAAATCTGCTACGGAAGATTCATGCTGATAAAGACAAAGTGGAAAAGAATCAAGCAGAG CCTTCCAAGGTTGTGAAAGTCCACGCTTCCCTTCTCCTGAAGGATTCGCTGGAAGTGCGTTTGAACAATGCTACTAGAGTTGCTGATGTCTTGAGGCAGTTTCAGAAGAACCTGTGCCAGAATGGCTGGAATATTGTTAACACAGTCAACCTCCTCAAGAG taacAACTCTGTGGAGGGCACAAACTTGCTCCTATATGAAGTGGGAGGCAATATTG GTGAACATTGTCTGGATCCAGACACTTACCTCTTAGACTTGTATCATATCAATCCTCATGCTGAGTGGATAATTAAGCAAAACCCATCATATCCTCGGATGTTCTAA